One Helicobacter cetorum MIT 00-7128 DNA window includes the following coding sequences:
- a CDS encoding F0F1 ATP synthase subunit delta, translating into MQELKTISRHYAKALINCTKDDLGLLEEIFYALKDLQEALQDLKLAKIIFETHIPLSMKQSVLIALVEKMVSEKAFSVLKPLLELMLKHNRLKAIDLIIKKLLPHLDRPKTLEAVLFVQEKLSQDKLTTMQQKLEERFQSSIQINQELLGENGVRLSLPSLGVEMGFSKRSVLEFLEKQVIQSI; encoded by the coding sequence ATGCAAGAATTAAAAACAATATCTAGGCACTATGCTAAAGCGCTAATAAATTGCACTAAAGATGACTTGGGGTTATTAGAAGAGATTTTTTATGCCCTAAAAGATTTGCAAGAGGCGTTGCAAGATTTAAAATTGGCAAAGATTATTTTTGAAACACATATTCCTTTATCCATGAAGCAAAGTGTTTTGATAGCATTAGTAGAAAAGATGGTATCTGAAAAGGCATTTTCAGTGCTAAAGCCTTTATTAGAGCTTATGCTTAAGCATAATAGGCTTAAAGCTATAGATTTAATTATTAAAAAGTTATTGCCTCATTTGGATAGACCTAAAACTTTGGAGGCTGTTTTATTTGTGCAAGAAAAGCTTTCACAAGATAAGCTAACGACTATGCAACAAAAACTTGAAGAGCGTTTTCAGTCCTCTATACAAATCAACCAAGAATTATTGGGTGAAAATGGTGTGCGCTTGAGCTTGCCAAGTTTGGGGGTAGAAATGGGGTTTTCTAAAAGAAGTGTTTTAGAGTTTTTAGAAAAGCAAGTTATTCAATCTATTTAA
- a CDS encoding F0F1 ATP synthase subunit B: MMNKKVILVGLLTLSPLLGAEFDISHTDILERFLNFLLFIGILWIFFAGKLKEFFQVRRSQVSERLEELQIQLKTSKENKRKFLKELEKAKEQAESIISDAHKEAYTITQKYELQTKTDVENLIKNSKVLMDVEVRKVKKELIEGVFADLKESKKVAFNAKDYVNILQQRL, from the coding sequence ATGATGAATAAAAAAGTGATTTTAGTAGGGCTTTTGACATTAAGTCCTTTGTTGGGAGCAGAGTTTGATATTTCTCATACGGACATTTTAGAGCGTTTTTTAAATTTTTTATTGTTTATAGGGATTTTATGGATTTTTTTTGCGGGCAAGTTGAAAGAATTTTTTCAAGTAAGGCGTTCTCAAGTTTCTGAGCGTTTAGAAGAACTTCAAATTCAATTAAAAACTAGCAAAGAAAACAAAAGAAAGTTTCTCAAAGAGTTAGAAAAGGCTAAAGAGCAGGCTGAAAGTATTATTTCAGATGCTCATAAAGAGGCTTATACTATCACGCAAAAATACGAATTGCAGACTAAAACTGATGTAGAAAATTTGATAAAAAATTCTAAGGTTTTAATGGATGTGGAAGTGCGAAAGGTTAAAAAAGAGCTTATTGAGGGGGTATTCGCAGACCTAAAAGAGAGTAAGAAGGTAGCATTCAATGCCAAAGATTATGTGAATATCTTACAGCAAAGGCTCTAA
- a CDS encoding F0F1 ATP synthase subunit B' (Produces ATP from ADP in the presence of a proton gradient across the membrane. Subunit B' is part of the membrane proton channel.), which translates to MNITINPYLMALVFVVFVLLLWAMNAWVYKPLLAFMDNREAEINDSLSKIESDNKQSTQIQSQIEDLLKDANEQRRAIIAQATKQAIEAYDAIIAQKESELEQEFEDFSSQLKSEKQVLKEQLKGKLEVFETELNKRMVV; encoded by the coding sequence ATGAATATAACAATTAACCCTTACTTGATGGCGCTTGTTTTTGTGGTGTTTGTTTTGTTGCTATGGGCAATGAATGCGTGGGTTTATAAGCCTTTGTTGGCTTTTATGGATAATAGAGAGGCTGAAATTAATGATAGCTTATCTAAGATTGAATCTGATAATAAGCAGAGCACTCAAATTCAAAGCCAGATTGAAGATTTGCTTAAAGATGCTAACGAGCAACGCAGAGCTATTATTGCTCAAGCTACAAAACAAGCTATAGAGGCTTATGATGCAATCATAGCGCAAAAAGAGAGTGAGTTAGAGCAAGAATTTGAAGATTTTTCTAGTCAATTAAAGAGTGAAAAACAAGTCTTAAAAGAGCAGTTAAAAGGAAAATTAGAAGTCTTTGAAACTGAGCTTAATAAACGCATGGTTGTATAG
- a CDS encoding ParB/RepB/Spo0J family partition protein — translation MAKSKGLGRGLGEILPEVSEAMEQSLYSRATRIVELQIDEVIPNPYQPRKVFTKESLEELAQSIKEHGLLQPVLVVSENGRYILIAGERRLRASKLAKMPTIKAIIVDIEQEKMREVALIENIQREDLNPLELAKSYKELLESYQMTQDELAHIVKKSRAHVANTMRLLTLSKQVQDTLLEEKITFGHAKILVGLDEDKQELALNSILGQKLNVRDTEDLVRNMKNPIIAPKNKGSSSQKNTLFNSIAKEQWGHFEKELMDKYGLKLSLKGDKIILHCCEKSDLKALIERLAL, via the coding sequence ATGGCAAAAAGTAAAGGTTTAGGCAGAGGACTTGGAGAGATTTTACCTGAAGTTTCAGAAGCTATGGAGCAAAGCCTATATAGTAGGGCAACTAGGATTGTGGAATTACAAATTGATGAGGTAATCCCTAATCCTTACCAACCTAGAAAGGTTTTTACTAAAGAATCTTTAGAAGAGTTAGCGCAATCTATTAAAGAGCATGGTTTGTTGCAACCGGTGTTAGTGGTGAGTGAAAATGGTCGCTATATTTTAATCGCAGGTGAGAGGCGTTTAAGGGCAAGCAAATTAGCTAAAATGCCCACCATAAAAGCCATTATTGTGGATATTGAGCAAGAAAAAATGCGTGAAGTGGCATTGATTGAAAATATCCAACGAGAAGATTTAAATCCTTTAGAGTTAGCCAAGTCTTATAAAGAGTTGTTAGAAAGTTACCAAATGACCCAAGATGAACTAGCCCATATTGTGAAAAAATCTCGAGCGCATGTGGCTAATACCATGCGCTTATTAACCCTCTCTAAGCAAGTGCAAGACACACTTTTAGAGGAAAAAATTACTTTTGGTCATGCCAAGATTTTAGTTGGTTTAGATGAAGATAAGCAAGAGTTAGCCCTTAATTCCATTTTGGGTCAAAAGCTCAATGTGCGAGATACTGAAGATTTGGTGCGCAATATGAAAAATCCTATTATAGCGCCCAAGAACAAAGGCTCTTCTTCTCAAAAAAATACCTTATTTAATAGTATTGCTAAAGAGCAATGGGGGCATTTTGAAAAGGAGCTTATGGATAAATACGGGCTAAAACTTTCTTTAAAGGGGGATAAGATTATTTTGCATTGTTGTGAAAAATCCGATTTGAAAGCCCTCATAGAAAGATTGGCACTTTAA
- a CDS encoding ParA family protein, translating to MGEIIAVANQKGGVGKTTTAVNLAASLALAEKKILLIDFDPQSNATTSLGFRRNKIDYDIYHVLIGLKKISQVILKTQMPFLDLIPSNLGLAGIEKAFYDYSNDDNQNNRRELMLKGVLKDVIDLYDYIVIDSPPALGPLTINSLSAAHSVIIPIQCEFYALEGLAQLLSTIKMLKENTNPGLKIRGFLPVMYAPQLNLSKQVLADLSQHFDEQLFRDLNTKEYITIPRSVRLAEAPSFGKPILLYDIKSNGSIAYRKLAQSILEGD from the coding sequence ATGGGTGAAATCATTGCAGTAGCAAACCAAAAGGGCGGTGTAGGCAAGACGACTACCGCTGTTAATTTGGCTGCTTCTTTAGCCTTAGCAGAAAAAAAGATTTTATTGATTGATTTTGACCCTCAGTCTAATGCAACCACAAGTTTGGGATTTAGACGCAATAAGATTGATTATGATATTTATCATGTATTGATTGGACTCAAAAAAATTTCTCAAGTAATTTTAAAAACGCAAATGCCTTTTTTGGATTTAATTCCTTCAAATCTAGGTCTAGCTGGGATTGAAAAAGCATTTTATGATTATTCAAATGATGACAACCAAAATAATCGCAGAGAGCTTATGCTTAAAGGGGTTTTAAAAGATGTGATTGATTTGTATGATTATATTGTGATTGACTCTCCGCCCGCCTTAGGACCTTTGACAATCAATTCGCTTTCAGCGGCTCATTCAGTGATTATTCCTATTCAATGTGAATTTTATGCGCTTGAGGGTTTAGCACAACTGCTTAGCACTATTAAAATGTTAAAAGAAAATACCAATCCGGGACTTAAAATAAGGGGTTTTTTACCCGTGATGTATGCCCCACAGCTTAATCTTTCAAAGCAAGTATTAGCTGACTTGTCGCAACATTTTGATGAACAGCTTTTTAGAGATTTAAATACAAAAGAATATATTACAATTCCACGAAGTGTAAGGTTGGCCGAAGCGCCTAGTTTTGGAAAGCCTATTTTGCTTTATGATATTAAATCTAATGGCAGTATTGCCTATAGAAAATTAGCCCAAAGCATATTAGAGGGAGATTAA
- a CDS encoding biotin--[acetyl-CoA-carboxylase] ligase, protein MKIMVFESLPSTQTYLLEQLKSKQYQAPIAVLACKQSAGIGSRGNTWESVEKALTFSFALNDSNLPKDLPMQASALYLGFLFKEVLKELGSSVWLKWPNDLYIEKQKIGGVLVQVFRGIRVCGIGINRMATNRAVLDINENDTTILECFFKKVKEKISWGQVLSKYALEFHKNYSFNFHTQSGTIMSLKDALLLEDGRIAIKGKTHVRI, encoded by the coding sequence ATGAAAATCATGGTTTTTGAGAGTTTGCCCTCTACGCAAACTTATCTTTTAGAGCAATTAAAATCTAAACAATACCAAGCCCCTATCGCTGTATTAGCTTGCAAACAAAGTGCGGGCATTGGGAGTAGGGGAAATACTTGGGAGAGCGTAGAAAAGGCTTTGACTTTTTCTTTTGCTTTAAATGATAGCAATTTGCCTAAGGATTTGCCCATGCAAGCAAGTGCCTTATACTTAGGGTTTTTATTTAAAGAGGTGTTAAAAGAGCTAGGCTCAAGCGTGTGGCTCAAATGGCCTAATGACCTTTATATTGAGAAACAAAAAATTGGAGGGGTATTAGTGCAAGTATTTAGGGGGATTAGAGTGTGTGGGATTGGCATTAATAGAATGGCAACAAATAGAGCCGTTTTAGACATTAATGAGAATGATACGACGATTTTAGAGTGTTTTTTTAAAAAAGTAAAAGAAAAAATCTCATGGGGGCAAGTTTTAAGTAAGTATGCGTTAGAATTTCACAAAAACTACTCTTTTAACTTTCATACGCAATCAGGCACGATTATGAGTCTAAAAGATGCATTATTGTTAGAAGATGGTAGGATAGCTATCAAAGGAAAAACGCATGTTAGGATATGA
- the fmt gene encoding methionyl-tRNA formyltransferase gives MRIVFMGTPFFAKVALEALLKTKEFEIVGLFTQIDKPFGRKKELKMPETKAYLIENHFNIPIFQPEKLGIEEIDILKNLKPDFIVVVAYGKLLPKGVLEIAPCINLHASLLPKYRGASPIHEMLLNDDEIYGISTMLMDLEMDSGDILETFSFKRKRYLDLETLSLELAYKGAELLIHTLKNFTSITPKTQEHALATFCKKITKNDGLVTFKDAKNLFLKSLAFKSWPQVFLESGLKLLEIELIEEIKAHVEGEILNISEQGVIIGCLKGSVKIARLQAVGKQPLKAKDYLNGKRLKMGDKLA, from the coding sequence ATGCGTATTGTGTTTATGGGAACGCCTTTTTTTGCAAAAGTGGCATTAGAGGCGTTATTAAAAACTAAAGAGTTTGAGATAGTAGGGCTATTCACTCAAATAGACAAGCCTTTTGGGCGTAAAAAAGAGCTTAAAATGCCAGAAACTAAGGCCTATCTTATAGAAAATCATTTTAATATCCCTATTTTTCAGCCTGAAAAATTAGGCATAGAAGAAATAGATATTCTTAAAAATTTAAAGCCTGATTTTATTGTGGTGGTCGCTTATGGGAAGTTACTCCCTAAGGGTGTTTTAGAAATTGCACCTTGCATTAATTTGCATGCATCATTACTGCCTAAATATAGGGGGGCATCACCAATTCATGAAATGCTTTTAAATGATGATGAAATTTATGGGATAAGCACTATGCTTATGGATTTAGAAATGGATAGTGGGGATATTTTAGAAACCTTTTCTTTTAAAAGAAAGCGTTATTTGGATTTAGAAACCTTAAGTTTAGAGTTAGCTTATAAGGGTGCAGAATTACTCATTCATACGCTTAAAAATTTTACTTCTATAACCCCTAAAACACAAGAGCATGCTTTGGCAACTTTTTGCAAAAAGATTACTAAAAATGATGGTCTAGTAACTTTTAAAGACGCTAAGAATTTATTTTTAAAATCACTTGCCTTTAAAAGTTGGCCTCAAGTGTTTTTAGAAAGTGGTTTAAAGCTTTTAGAAATAGAGCTTATAGAAGAAATAAAAGCGCATGTAGAAGGGGAGATTTTAAATATTAGCGAGCAAGGCGTTATCATAGGGTGCTTAAAAGGAAGTGTCAAAATTGCTAGATTGCAAGCAGTTGGCAAGCAACCCTTAAAGGCTAAGGATTATCTCAATGGCAAGCGTTTGAAAATGGGCGATAAACTCGCATGA
- a CDS encoding glycosyltransferase, translating to MTISLIITTYNKENYLKLVLDSALNLSLLPNEIIIADDGSKEPTRILIESYCEIFKKLGVTLKHAYQEDLGFRAAKSRNNAIALSESEYIVITDTDMILHKDFIKDHAYFAKEKTLLQGSRIILNQQESEHILNANDYKLAFNKNTLKNLRLPLISHLIYTLSLTTQKALLKTPPHYSLVLEVRI from the coding sequence ATGACAATTAGTCTTATTATTACTACTTATAACAAAGAAAATTATCTTAAATTAGTGCTAGATTCCGCACTTAATCTAAGCTTACTTCCTAATGAAATTATTATTGCTGATGATGGGAGTAAAGAGCCTACAAGAATTTTAATTGAAAGCTATTGTGAGATTTTTAAAAAATTAGGGGTTACACTCAAACACGCTTATCAAGAAGATTTGGGTTTTAGAGCGGCAAAAAGTAGGAATAACGCCATAGCACTAAGTGAGAGTGAATATATTGTTATCACTGATACCGATATGATTTTACACAAAGATTTTATCAAAGACCATGCTTATTTTGCCAAAGAAAAAACCCTTTTGCAAGGCTCACGAATCATTTTAAATCAACAAGAAAGCGAACATATCTTAAACGCTAATGACTATAAACTAGCTTTTAATAAAAACACGCTTAAAAATTTACGCCTGCCTTTAATCTCTCATCTTATCTATACTCTATCACTCACTACACAAAAAGCTCTCCTTAAAACCCCCCCCCATTACTCTCTGGTATTAGAAGTGCGAATATGA
- a CDS encoding galactosyltransferase-related protein → MSFFKKDFEDIQGFNENFVGWGREDSEFVARFLFNKGHLRRLKFSALAYHLFHKENSRNLLDKNHQLYLEILKAKSPLWR, encoded by the coding sequence ATGAGTTTTTTTAAAAAGGATTTTGAAGATATTCAAGGCTTTAATGAAAATTTTGTCGGTTGGGGGCGAGAAGATAGCGAATTTGTCGCACGCTTTTTATTCAATAAGGGGCATCTAAGACGCTTAAAATTTAGTGCTTTAGCCTATCATCTCTTCCACAAAGAAAATTCTCGCAATTTGCTTGATAAAAACCACCAACTCTATTTAGAAATTTTAAAAGCTAAAAGCCCCTTATGGCGTTAG
- a CDS encoding type I restriction endonuclease subunit R, with the protein MPKQQKVILESPLTCMSAFITPPKRETTTSKQYETKGLDSLENKLLKDLISLGYQKIAPKNEQELKANLKMCLERLNNITLSEKEFKRLLNDELNGKDYIEKTRQVQENFEFIFELDNKEQKTLKLFDKFNLSNNCLQVMHQYKSKTNRYDVQILINGLPLVHIELKQRGVRVKEAIEQLERYKEEGLKGNLFEFIQMFVVSNGTTSYYYPNSAFFREKEQESSAKIESVFKIHWASKDNKAWLDLEDFGQSFLHPTTLLEMLFFYSVFNVKNELLIMRPYQVGACEEILQNIYKNLDHKERCKSRGYIWHSTGSGKTLTSFKTAILLKNFEKIEKILFVVDRKDLDYQSMQEYNKFQKGCVEGTKNSADLKEKLESAEEKDKIIITTIQKLSHMIKKDKGTESYYTKEVVFIFDECHRSQFGTMHKSIISSFRKYHLYGFTGTPIFSQSQKESLLNGIEVRENDNLGNYGNYTDLVFNQCLHRYTIVDAIRNGTVLKFMIDYYKDNEKLDKLESLNPKRIDTITKEIITQFNTKTNEREFNSILATENIQMAKSYYECFKNNAHDLKIALIYSASAKGDEEEENNEEVTGLELNDKEFLSRAINDYNNSFGTNYHIDYNFAEYYKDISSKMKDTEIDLLIVVNMFLTGFDAPRLNTLWVDKNLKEHGLIQAFSRTNRIYNPKKAHGNIVSFRNLENNLNDALRLYGLANSKEVVMTNYKQSLEVYLECAKSLKQDFSLNSLQYLENKEQKRAFMKAFNQLLKLDNALRYFTQFEKDKQISDRELQDYGSYYYDFKDELKDNSNDNNNESDTPTDNRGNPTSLDNNQLEQDYVLEFLKAIEVGVKYILELYEKNTPKLEIDKCIKMTPSAREIKDLLEEFFKRYERNKPSDIIQAFRDFIIEKKEKDLEQLIKKYDLKDKETKDFIMQAFNNHAISFVGTKFGAIFKIDYFNKDYARIKREVKNALEEYFEFYTKDFLK; encoded by the coding sequence ATGCCTAAACAACAAAAAGTCATTTTAGAAAGTCCTTTAACTTGTATGAGCGCTTTTATTACTCCGCCCAAAAGAGAGACTACCACTTCAAAGCAATATGAGACTAAGGGGCTTGATAGCTTAGAAAACAAGCTTTTAAAAGATTTAATCTCTTTAGGGTATCAAAAAATTGCCCCAAAAAATGAGCAAGAGTTAAAAGCTAATTTGAAAATGTGCCTTGAAAGGCTTAATAACATCACTTTGAGTGAAAAAGAATTTAAAAGATTGCTTAATGATGAGCTTAATGGCAAGGACTATATAGAAAAAACTAGACAAGTGCAAGAAAATTTTGAATTTATTTTTGAGCTTGACAATAAGGAACAAAAAACTCTTAAGCTTTTTGATAAGTTTAATTTGAGTAATAATTGCTTGCAAGTTATGCACCAATACAAGAGCAAAACTAATCGCTATGATGTGCAAATTCTTATCAATGGCTTGCCTTTAGTGCATATTGAGCTTAAGCAAAGGGGGGTGCGTGTTAAAGAGGCTATAGAGCAACTAGAGAGATATAAAGAGGAGGGGTTAAAGGGGAATTTATTTGAGTTTATCCAAATGTTTGTAGTCTCTAATGGCACAACAAGCTATTACTACCCTAATAGTGCGTTTTTTAGAGAAAAAGAGCAAGAAAGTAGCGCCAAAATAGAAAGCGTGTTTAAAATCCATTGGGCGAGCAAGGATAACAAGGCATGGTTAGATTTAGAAGATTTTGGTCAATCGTTTTTACACCCTACTACGCTTTTAGAAATGCTATTTTTTTATAGTGTGTTTAATGTCAAAAACGAGCTACTGATTATGCGCCCTTATCAAGTGGGGGCTTGCGAAGAAATCTTGCAAAATATTTATAAGAATTTAGACCATAAAGAAAGATGTAAATCTAGGGGCTATATATGGCATTCTACAGGGAGTGGTAAGACGCTTACTAGTTTTAAAACAGCGATTTTATTGAAAAACTTTGAAAAGATTGAAAAAATTCTTTTTGTGGTGGATAGGAAAGATTTAGACTATCAAAGCATGCAAGAATACAATAAATTTCAAAAAGGCTGTGTAGAAGGCACTAAAAATAGCGCTGATTTGAAAGAAAAGCTAGAAAGTGCTGAAGAAAAAGATAAGATAATTATCACCACCATTCAAAAATTAAGCCATATGATTAAAAAGGATAAGGGGACTGAGAGCTACTATACTAAAGAAGTGGTTTTTATCTTTGATGAGTGTCATCGCTCGCAATTTGGCACTATGCATAAAAGCATTATTAGTAGTTTTAGAAAGTATCATTTATATGGATTTACCGGAACGCCTATTTTTAGCCAATCTCAAAAAGAGAGTTTGTTGAATGGCATAGAAGTTAGAGAAAACGATAATCTAGGAAATTATGGAAACTATACGGATTTAGTTTTTAATCAATGCTTGCATAGATATACTATAGTAGATGCGATTAGAAATGGCACGGTGCTAAAGTTTATGATAGATTATTATAAAGATAATGAGAAATTAGACAAGCTTGAAAGTCTAAATCCTAAACGCATTGACACTATTACTAAAGAAATTATCACTCAATTTAACACCAAGACAAACGAGCGTGAGTTTAATTCAATTCTAGCGACTGAAAACATTCAAATGGCTAAAAGCTATTATGAATGCTTTAAAAACAATGCGCATGACTTAAAAATCGCTTTGATTTATAGCGCTAGTGCTAAGGGAGATGAAGAGGAGGAAAACAACGAAGAAGTTACAGGTTTAGAGCTTAATGACAAAGAATTTTTAAGTAGAGCTATCAATGATTATAATAATAGCTTTGGTACAAATTATCATATAGATTATAATTTTGCTGAGTATTACAAAGATATTTCTTCAAAAATGAAAGATACAGAAATTGATTTGTTGATTGTGGTGAATATGTTTTTGACCGGTTTTGATGCGCCTAGGCTTAACACGCTATGGGTGGATAAAAATCTTAAAGAGCATGGGCTAATCCAAGCTTTTAGTAGGACTAATAGGATTTATAACCCCAAAAAAGCGCATGGTAATATTGTGAGCTTTAGAAATTTAGAAAATAATCTTAATGATGCTTTAAGGCTGTATGGTTTGGCTAATAGTAAAGAAGTGGTGATGACTAATTACAAGCAAAGCCTTGAAGTTTATTTAGAATGCGCTAAAAGCTTAAAACAAGATTTTAGTCTCAATTCTTTGCAATATTTAGAAAATAAAGAGCAAAAAAGAGCGTTTATGAAAGCTTTTAATCAATTATTGAAATTAGATAATGCGCTTAGGTATTTCACACAATTTGAAAAAGATAAGCAAATCAGCGATAGGGAATTGCAAGATTATGGGAGCTATTATTATGACTTTAAAGATGAGTTGAAAGATAATAGCAATGACAATAATAATGAGAGCGATACGCCTACAGATAATAGGGGTAATCCAACTAGCCTAGATAATAATCAATTAGAGCAAGACTATGTTTTAGAGTTTTTAAAAGCTATTGAAGTGGGTGTTAAATATATCTTAGAGCTTTATGAAAAAAATACTCCTAAACTTGAGATTGATAAATGTATTAAAATGACACCTAGTGCTAGAGAGATAAAAGACTTGTTAGAAGAGTTTTTCAAGCGTTATGAAAGAAATAAGCCTAGTGATATTATTCAAGCTTTTAGAGATTTCATCATTGAAAAAAAAGAAAAAGATTTAGAACAGCTTATTAAAAAATATGATTTAAAAGACAAAGAGACAAAAGATTTTATTATGCAGGCTTTTAATAATCATGCGATTTCTTTTGTGGGGACTAAATTTGGCGCTATTTTTAAGATTGATTATTTTAATAAGGACTACGCACGCATTAAAAGAGAGGTCAAAAACGCTTTAGAAGAGTATTTTGAATTTTACACTAAAGACTTTTTAAAATAA
- a CDS encoding restriction endonuclease subunit S: MKAYLKHLLKECCAHGVEFKTLGEIGTFISGLRNKNKEHFRNGNAKYISYLNVYQNISIDFNDLPLVKMGENEKQTTLELGDVLFTTSSETPNEVAISSVVTKKLDEPIYFNSFCFGFRFFEKNLLLPNFTKYLFRSSYFRDLAIKTANGTTRYNVSKKSFSNLKIPIPPLKVQERIIEILDAFTELKTELKTELKKRGEQYAYYRDSLCDFSDINKHYLKDLIVTSLKKDASKKEAKAQRSILNSNLNPKKEKLKYNERQDFLDGFAIRSPFLRSYAPNLNEKGHNEILSKNAKTPLNIVSWFAPTKLREVAPKECLPSSLLESHDAIEFKTLGEVFDIRGGYTPSTKNKEFWENGTISWFKMEDLRENGLYLKEAEVKITSKAIKGKGLFKKHSIVLATSATIGEHAILECDALTNQRFTNFEVKEKYKKYFNSYFVFYYFFIIDKECLKITNSSNFASVDMTQLKNLKIPIPPLKVQERIVEILDAFNDSTKGLIFLIEKELALREKQYTHYRDALLDFNIKEEHA; this comes from the coding sequence ATGAAAGCTTATTTAAAACACCTTTTAAAAGAATGTTGTGCGCATGGCGTGGAATTTAAAACGCTTGGGGAAATAGGCACATTTATTAGTGGGTTACGAAATAAAAATAAGGAACATTTTAGGAATGGTAATGCCAAGTATATTTCATATCTCAATGTGTATCAAAATATCTCTATAGATTTTAACGACTTGCCTTTAGTTAAAATGGGAGAGAATGAAAAACAGACAACTTTAGAATTGGGTGATGTTTTATTTACAACTTCATCAGAAACACCTAATGAAGTGGCTATCTCAAGCGTTGTTACCAAAAAATTAGATGAGCCAATCTATTTTAATAGTTTTTGTTTTGGTTTTAGATTTTTTGAAAAAAATTTATTGCTACCAAATTTTACAAAGTATCTTTTTAGGTCATCATATTTTAGGGATTTGGCTATCAAAACGGCTAATGGCACAACTCGTTATAATGTCTCTAAAAAATCTTTTTCAAACCTAAAAATCCCTATACCCCCCTTAAAAGTGCAAGAAAGAATTATAGAGATTTTAGACGCTTTCACAGAACTTAAAACAGAACTTAAAACAGAACTTAAAAAGCGGGGCGAGCAATACGCTTATTACAGGGATAGCTTGTGTGATTTTAGCGATATTAACAAGCATTATTTAAAGGATTTGATAGTTACTTCTCTCAAAAAGGACGCCTCCAAAAAGGAGGCTAAGGCTCAACGCTCAATTTTAAACTCTAATTTAAATCCTAAAAAGGAAAAATTAAAGTATAATGAACGCCAAGACTTCCTAGATGGTTTTGCCATTAGAAGTCCTTTTTTGAGAAGTTATGCCCCTAATCTTAACGAGAAGGGGCACAATGAAATTCTATCTAAAAACGCTAAAACCCCCCTTAATATTGTGTCGTGGTTTGCCCCCACTAAGCTAAGAGAAGTCGCCCCTAAAGAGTGCTTACCATCCTCTCTTTTAGAGTCGCATGACGCTATAGAATTTAAAACGCTTGGGGAAGTTTTTGATATTAGGGGCGGTTATACACCATCTACAAAAAATAAAGAATTTTGGGAAAATGGCACGATTTCTTGGTTTAAAATGGAAGATTTACGAGAAAATGGCTTGTATTTAAAAGAGGCAGAAGTTAAAATTACTTCAAAAGCTATCAAGGGTAAGGGGTTATTTAAAAAGCACTCTATTGTTTTAGCAACTTCAGCAACCATAGGCGAACATGCTATTTTAGAATGCGATGCATTAACAAATCAGAGATTTACAAATTTTGAAGTTAAAGAAAAATACAAAAAGTATTTTAATAGTTATTTTGTATTTTATTATTTCTTTATTATTGACAAAGAATGTTTAAAAATTACAAATTCTAGTAATTTTGCATCTGTTGATATGACACAGCTTAAAAACCTAAAAATCCCTATACCCCCCTTAAAAGTGCAAGAAAGAATTGTAGAGATTTTAGACGCTTTTAATGACAGCACCAAAGGGCTTATTTTCTTAATAGAAAAAGAATTAGCATTAAGAGAAAAGCAATACACCCACTATAGAGACGCCCTCTTAGATTTTAACATTAAGGAAGAACATGCCTAA